Proteins from a genomic interval of Paenibacillus sp. FSL H8-0048:
- a CDS encoding flagellar protein FlgN, with protein sequence MALTTLLELLERLDEAHVQMLDLAAVKKQTIMDNKVEGLIDILNRESKLMKVIGQLEERRAEAAFEFLQGVGIRSNLNLNLTELSRLVFDPEDKSRLLHIQQKLSGTLQQLKKANELNQKLIEQSLTFIDYSLDLLVGRPNQEMTYHHPSDKGSSVTRPGLFDARG encoded by the coding sequence ATGGCACTTACAACATTATTAGAATTGCTTGAGCGGCTGGACGAGGCGCATGTGCAGATGCTGGATCTGGCCGCAGTCAAGAAACAGACCATTATGGACAACAAGGTGGAGGGTCTTATTGATATCCTGAACCGTGAGTCCAAGCTGATGAAGGTGATCGGACAGCTGGAAGAACGGCGCGCAGAAGCGGCCTTCGAGTTTTTGCAGGGGGTTGGAATCCGTTCCAATCTGAATCTGAATCTTACCGAGCTGTCCCGCCTTGTATTTGATCCCGAAGACAAATCACGCCTGCTGCATATTCAGCAGAAGCTTTCCGGCACATTGCAGCAATTAAAAAAGGCCAATGAGCTGAATCAGAAGCTGATTGAGCAGTCGCTTACCTTTATAGATTATTCCCTAGATTTGCTTGTCGGAAGACCAAATCAGGAAATGACGTACCATCATCCGTCCGACAAGGGCAGCAGTGTAACTCGGCCGGGTCTTTTTGATGCCCGTGGATAA
- a CDS encoding TIGR03826 family flagellar region protein produces MNVDNCPRCGRLYVKNLMNLCQPCIKELEHEYEICVEYLRKNRGTNIQELSDATDISIKEITRFIREGRISIANAPNMMYPCEVCGTLIRDGHMCDSCRSRLTKDLANAAKESADSSASKKAPDGAYRAVDKFRN; encoded by the coding sequence ATGAATGTAGACAATTGTCCGAGATGCGGCCGGTTATATGTCAAGAACCTGATGAACCTGTGCCAGCCCTGCATCAAAGAGTTAGAGCATGAATATGAAATCTGTGTAGAATATTTGCGTAAAAATAGAGGCACCAACATACAGGAGCTGTCCGATGCCACCGATATTTCCATCAAGGAAATTACGCGTTTTATCCGGGAGGGCCGGATTTCCATCGCCAATGCACCTAATATGATGTATCCTTGCGAGGTATGCGGAACCCTGATCCGGGACGGGCATATGTGCGACAGCTGCCGCAGCCGTCTGACCAAAGATCTTGCGAATGCAGCCAAGGAAAGTGCAGACTCGAGCGCTTCCAAGAAGGCTCCAGATGGCGCTTACCGCGCAGTGGACAAGTTCCGCAACTAA
- a CDS encoding helicase-related protein — MKAAVYVVEQGGGWQARISLNLAVDESWWAGEAEGLVGWEGRWVDGENEAAERKGRLADRKFQQEYRVVLLSRSLPLGWAVKLAAVCKFTAPMQRWKETDWGRYAAALLKAEIKAEQAAGGSRGEGGPFEEAKVYRLPEDRGWSGYGVEGAWGNEQADGQGNVRENWQENEQVGVQASTRTKLRRNEQESLRRREMAVLAAGADRLVAALDGRSLLQGEAEALVAEQLPELGENWRAAAQLAYLQGRLRLTAAVQGPAGTARLGLRRREVPRCLRCGSVPTGRTACAACGLAGCAYCEACLALGRSRACALLLRSAPLPAVRCTAGVSPTVAARRWGLSAAQAAAAAAALGFLAEPRRRSAGPDPERFLLWAVTGAGKTEMVFPLLDAALAAGGRALIATPRRDVVLELAPRLAKAFPADVPAVLYGGSEDRLRRSRITLATTHQLLRFGQAFDLVIIDEIDAFPYHNDPMLDYAARQVCKPGGRFILLSATPPAKLQRLARSGRLAHARVPVRFHGHPLPVPRHIRMQPLYRCLRQGRLPAGLRSSLQRSLDRKAQIFLFVSRIAHIEGLLQLLRRMFPGISIEGTSSQDPDRAEKVLKFRDCTISLLVTTTILERGVTVPHSDVFILDADSGLFDEAALVQMAGRAGRSKDDPAGNVIFASAEWSRSQRAAISQIRSMNAIARRQGYLKS; from the coding sequence TTGAAGGCGGCTGTGTATGTGGTGGAGCAGGGCGGAGGGTGGCAGGCCCGGATTTCGCTGAATTTGGCGGTGGATGAATCATGGTGGGCGGGTGAAGCGGAGGGGCTTGTGGGTTGGGAGGGGCGATGGGTAGACGGGGAGAACGAAGCGGCGGAGCGGAAGGGGCGATTGGCAGATCGTAAATTCCAGCAGGAATACCGGGTTGTTCTACTCTCACGGTCATTGCCGCTCGGCTGGGCGGTGAAGCTGGCAGCAGTCTGCAAGTTCACGGCCCCCATGCAGCGCTGGAAGGAGACGGACTGGGGGAGATATGCCGCAGCGCTCCTAAAGGCAGAGATTAAGGCGGAGCAGGCTGCTGGAGGTAGCCGGGGAGAGGGGGGGCCTTTTGAGGAGGCTAAGGTGTACAGGCTGCCGGAGGATAGGGGATGGAGCGGGTATGGGGTGGAGGGTGCCTGGGGGAACGAACAGGCGGATGGACAGGGGAATGTGAGGGAGAATTGGCAAGAGAACGAACAGGTCGGCGTGCAGGCGAGTACGAGGACAAAATTGCGAAGGAACGAACAGGAGAGCTTACGGAGGAGAGAAATGGCGGTACTTGCAGCGGGAGCAGACCGGCTGGTTGCGGCGCTGGACGGGCGTTCTCTGCTTCAGGGTGAAGCAGAGGCACTGGTGGCCGAGCAGCTCCCGGAGCTGGGGGAGAACTGGCGGGCTGCGGCGCAGCTCGCCTATCTCCAGGGACGGCTGCGCCTTACGGCCGCCGTCCAGGGCCCTGCGGGCACCGCGCGGCTAGGCCTGCGCCGCCGCGAAGTGCCGCGCTGCCTGCGCTGCGGCAGCGTACCCACGGGCCGCACGGCCTGCGCCGCGTGCGGCCTTGCCGGCTGCGCCTATTGCGAGGCCTGCCTCGCACTGGGGCGCAGCCGGGCTTGCGCGCTGCTGCTGCGCAGCGCACCGCTGCCTGCCGTGCGCTGCACGGCAGGCGTGTCCCCCACCGTAGCGGCGCGCCGGTGGGGGCTTAGCGCAGCGCAGGCGGCAGCCGCCGCCGCTGCGCTGGGGTTCCTGGCGGAGCCGCGCAGGCGCTCCGCCGGCCCGGACCCAGAGCGGTTCCTGCTCTGGGCAGTGACGGGAGCGGGGAAGACGGAGATGGTCTTCCCGCTCCTGGACGCGGCGCTCGCGGCCGGAGGCCGGGCGCTGATCGCCACGCCGCGGCGTGACGTCGTGCTGGAGCTTGCGCCGCGCCTGGCGAAGGCATTCCCGGCGGATGTTCCCGCCGTGCTGTACGGAGGCAGCGAGGACCGCTTACGCCGCAGCCGGATCACCCTGGCGACCACACACCAGCTGCTGCGGTTTGGTCAGGCCTTCGATCTGGTCATCATCGATGAGATCGATGCGTTTCCCTATCACAACGACCCTATGCTGGACTATGCCGCAAGGCAGGTCTGCAAGCCTGGCGGGCGATTCATCCTTCTCTCCGCCACGCCGCCTGCGAAGCTGCAGCGCCTTGCCCGCTCCGGCAGATTAGCGCATGCGAGAGTCCCGGTCCGTTTTCACGGCCATCCCTTGCCGGTTCCGCGCCATATCCGCATGCAGCCGCTCTATCGCTGTCTGAGGCAGGGGAGACTTCCGGCAGGACTGCGTTCATCGTTACAGCGGTCCCTTGACCGTAAGGCGCAGATTTTCCTCTTCGTCTCCCGGATTGCCCACATTGAGGGACTGCTGCAGCTGCTGCGGCGGATGTTCCCCGGGATTTCTATAGAGGGAACCTCCTCTCAAGACCCGGACAGGGCAGAGAAGGTGCTGAAGTTCAGGGATTGCACGATTTCCTTGCTGGTAACGACCACGATACTGGAGCGTGGGGTCACGGTACCGCATAGTGATGTGTTTATACTGGATGCGGACAGTGGACTCTTTGATGAGGCAGCTTTGGTGCAGATGGCGGGCCGTGCGGGACGTTCCAAGGATGATCCGGCAGGCAACGTCATCTTCGCTTCCGCAGAGTGGAGCCGCTCGCAGCGCGCCGCCATATCACAGATCCGCAGTATGAACGCCATTGCCCGCAGACAAGGATATCTCAAGTCTTAA
- a CDS encoding ComF family protein — MRQLTSWMKQARSLIAPSQTECLFCGRRGRPSHEWPGICVHCQSGIPWIRVPRCQICGRHVGCPDCSRSNGPIPIVCNRSTVAYTSDMREILGQYKYRGNERLAPVLGLMLDRAYALLQHEQSGQQLNGASQSNLFSKPFPILHSKLRMRSNLWQADLLVPVPVSAVRLSERGFNQAERLAEVVSLQRGVPQLPLLVRTHHTAKQSFKSRKERLADMKHAFAGNTDPVVLQILKEYLHSRMTHQLEQRPLRIIIVDDIYTTGSTIRACAGALQQLCRSLDCTAEIYSLTWARS; from the coding sequence ATGCGTCAGCTGACATCATGGATGAAGCAAGCCCGCTCCCTAATCGCACCTTCGCAGACGGAATGTCTGTTTTGCGGCCGCAGAGGCCGTCCTTCTCACGAATGGCCCGGTATCTGCGTACACTGCCAGAGCGGCATTCCATGGATTCGCGTTCCCCGGTGCCAGATCTGCGGAAGGCATGTGGGTTGTCCCGATTGCAGCCGCAGCAATGGACCCATACCAATCGTATGCAACCGGAGCACAGTAGCGTACACCAGTGATATGCGCGAAATACTAGGCCAGTATAAATACCGGGGGAATGAGCGGCTCGCGCCCGTACTCGGTCTGATGCTGGACAGGGCATACGCGCTTTTGCAACACGAACAGAGTGGACAACAACTGAACGGAGCGTCACAGAGCAACCTTTTTAGCAAACCATTCCCGATATTGCATTCAAAGCTTCGTATGCGTTCTAACCTGTGGCAGGCCGACTTGCTGGTCCCTGTACCTGTGAGCGCTGTCCGTCTGTCTGAGCGGGGCTTCAATCAGGCGGAGCGGCTGGCTGAAGTGGTATCCCTGCAAAGAGGAGTACCCCAGCTTCCGCTGCTGGTCCGCACCCATCACACCGCCAAGCAGAGCTTCAAAAGCAGAAAGGAGCGGCTGGCCGATATGAAGCATGCTTTTGCCGGAAATACAGATCCGGTGGTTCTGCAAATTCTGAAGGAATACCTGCATTCCCGTATGACGCATCAGCTTGAACAGCGTCCCTTACGAATCATCATTGTCGATGATATCTACACTACGGGGAGTACGATTCGTGCCTGCGCCGGGGCGCTTCAGCAGCTCTGCCGCAGCCTGGATTGCACTGCCGAGATATACTCTCTGACCTGGGCCCGTTCCTAG
- the flgM gene encoding flagellar biosynthesis anti-sigma factor FlgM: protein MKINDAGRINAINPYQRSAESQRQEQMKKSTRKDEVSISDEAIKLLQAQKSGKIDTERANKIESLKQQVSAGTYQVDAAKLAETLAPYFKQSSEN, encoded by the coding sequence ATGAAAATTAACGATGCCGGACGAATCAATGCGATTAATCCATACCAACGAAGTGCGGAATCGCAAAGGCAGGAACAGATGAAGAAAAGTACACGCAAGGATGAGGTATCGATTTCGGACGAAGCCATCAAGCTGCTTCAGGCACAGAAGAGCGGGAAGATTGACACTGAACGTGCGAACAAGATCGAGAGCCTGAAACAGCAAGTATCCGCAGGTACCTACCAGGTTGACGCAGCCAAGCTCGCCGAGACACTCGCCCCCTACTTTAAGCAATCCTCCGAGAATTAG
- a CDS encoding glycosyltransferase family A protein, translated as MIAQLIWIIAIYASAAALVQLLHHREETRAAARTGKRLHYILITRNHEAVVEWYLRVFVVHAYWIGKPLRVTLVDDGSEDRTMAVASRMAYYNSSIEFAPAVPLYGLADRDTLQGVTVDLRVQEPLLPLRMMRLPGSGSSPSKHGE; from the coding sequence ATGATCGCCCAGTTAATCTGGATTATCGCTATTTATGCATCCGCAGCAGCCCTTGTTCAACTCCTGCATCATCGGGAAGAGACCCGGGCAGCAGCACGGACTGGTAAGCGGCTTCACTATATTCTGATTACCCGTAATCATGAGGCCGTGGTGGAGTGGTATCTCAGGGTCTTTGTAGTGCATGCTTACTGGATCGGCAAGCCCCTGCGGGTTACCTTGGTGGATGACGGTTCAGAGGACAGGACCATGGCGGTAGCCTCACGGATGGCTTATTACAACTCTTCTATTGAATTTGCGCCTGCGGTGCCGTTATACGGTCTCGCGGACAGGGATACACTCCAGGGGGTTACAGTGGATCTGCGGGTTCAGGAGCCGCTGCTGCCGCTGCGGATGATGCGGCTGCCGGGAAGCGGGAGCTCCCCATCCAAGCACGGCGAATGA
- a CDS encoding sensor histidine kinase, with amino-acid sequence MEFQADAIDRVIKNTIDVMESSKYQIFEILQVARDELAALNKELQRVMEETDETLQKVDKLEQQYHRSRIRLTEVSRDFVRYTEKDIRIAYEKATELQLELMMTREREAYLRNRRDELQMRVRSVENSVERAESIGSQMSVVLEYLSGELGQVTRIVESAKNRQMIGLKIILAQEEERKRIAREIHDGPAQMLANLVLRTEIVERMLVKQEFGLVQAEVIDLKGQVRYSLEEMRKVIFNLRPMALDDLGLIPTLRKYVHDYEEKTKIRTSFETRGKEHRLSSAMEAAVYRLVQEGLSNAAKHAYPSYVLVEITYQAQLIKIVVKDNGLGFNVKKISEQANRESFGLVGMRERVELLEGRMEIQSAENQGTTIVIHIPTNVEKGKE; translated from the coding sequence GTGGAATTTCAAGCCGATGCAATAGATCGGGTGATTAAGAACACCATCGACGTGATGGAGAGCAGCAAGTATCAGATATTCGAAATATTGCAGGTGGCACGGGATGAGCTTGCTGCACTCAACAAAGAGCTGCAGCGGGTTATGGAAGAAACGGATGAAACATTGCAAAAGGTAGACAAGCTGGAGCAGCAGTACCACCGCTCCCGGATCCGGCTGACAGAGGTCAGCCGGGATTTTGTCCGCTACACGGAGAAGGATATCCGGATTGCCTATGAGAAGGCGACGGAGCTGCAGCTGGAGCTGATGATGACCAGGGAGAGGGAGGCTTATCTGCGGAACAGACGCGATGAACTGCAAATGCGGGTTCGCAGTGTCGAAAATTCTGTAGAGCGTGCCGAATCGATTGGTTCGCAAATGAGCGTTGTCCTGGAATATCTGTCCGGAGAACTAGGTCAAGTGACGCGAATTGTCGAATCTGCGAAGAACCGCCAGATGATCGGACTCAAAATAATCCTGGCTCAGGAAGAGGAACGGAAAAGAATTGCCCGGGAAATTCATGACGGTCCTGCTCAAATGCTGGCGAATCTAGTCCTAAGGACGGAAATTGTAGAAAGAATGCTGGTAAAGCAGGAATTTGGGCTGGTACAAGCCGAAGTAATAGACTTAAAGGGGCAGGTAAGATACAGCCTGGAAGAAATGCGCAAGGTGATTTTCAACCTGCGTCCTATGGCGCTTGATGATCTGGGGCTGATTCCGACTCTGCGGAAGTATGTGCATGATTATGAGGAGAAGACGAAGATCCGTACCTCTTTTGAAACCAGGGGGAAGGAGCACCGTTTGTCCTCAGCGATGGAAGCGGCGGTATACCGGCTGGTGCAGGAGGGCCTGTCCAATGCGGCGAAGCATGCTTATCCGAGCTACGTGCTGGTGGAGATTACTTATCAGGCCCAATTGATCAAGATTGTCGTGAAAGACAATGGCTTAGGCTTCAATGTCAAAAAAATCAGTGAACAAGCCAACCGGGAAAGCTTCGGTCTGGTGGGTATGCGCGAACGCGTGGAATTGCTGGAGGGAAGAATGGAAATACAGTCAGCCGAGAACCAGGGCACAACAATCGTAATTCACATTCCGACGAATGTGGAAAAGGGAAAGGAGTAA
- a CDS encoding response regulator transcription factor codes for MENQISGKAPIKVLLADDHQLFREGLKRILNMEDDIEVIGECGDGIQVLEFCNGNKPDIVLMDINMPIENGVEATQKLREMFPDVKVIILSIHDDESYVFETLRKGANGYLLKDMEAESLINAIRSVCEGHAFIHPKVTGKLINQLRRMTYLNETGAMAETAVKEAGVKFVAGDNNPLTRREAEVLRLMAEGKSNKMIGEYLFISEKTVKNHVSSILQKMEVDDRTQAVINSIKYGWVTL; via the coding sequence ATGGAGAACCAAATCTCTGGCAAAGCGCCCATCAAAGTTCTTTTGGCCGATGATCATCAATTGTTTCGTGAAGGGCTTAAGCGTATTTTGAATATGGAGGATGACATCGAGGTCATTGGCGAATGCGGGGACGGCATCCAGGTGCTTGAATTCTGCAACGGCAACAAGCCGGATATCGTGCTGATGGATATCAATATGCCGATTGAGAACGGCGTGGAGGCTACGCAAAAGCTCCGTGAAATGTTCCCGGATGTCAAAGTGATTATCCTCTCGATTCATGACGATGAAAGCTATGTGTTTGAGACGCTGCGCAAGGGGGCGAACGGATACCTGCTGAAGGATATGGAAGCCGAGTCGCTGATTAATGCGATCCGCTCCGTATGCGAAGGACATGCTTTTATCCATCCGAAGGTGACCGGCAAGCTGATTAATCAGCTGCGGCGCATGACGTACCTTAACGAGACTGGCGCTATGGCCGAGACGGCCGTGAAGGAAGCCGGTGTCAAATTTGTTGCAGGCGACAACAATCCGCTGACCCGCCGTGAGGCAGAGGTGCTGCGCTTGATGGCAGAGGGCAAGAGCAACAAGATGATCGGGGAGTATCTGTTTATCAGCGAGAAGACGGTCAAAAACCATGTCAGCAGTATTCTGCAAAAGATGGAAGTGGATGACCGCACGCAAGCTGTAATTAATTCTATCAAATATGGCTGGGTAACTTTATAG
- a CDS encoding stalk domain-containing protein yields the protein MNELFMGKKSTEQTRGNQWSPAKKWIAASLAGVIWIMPVVGSEGAGWLGAGPAPVAQAAASFSATKLSEEVITSGAMMMKYKFTTVRSGKSATGLASVIRVDLNNPYVSLDVMTGKGGNLTTRQSTGGMATETGAVAAVNGDYFNTGGEGAPIGGQVSGGVLVSTPSQLNGMYAFAVTKDRKPIIDEYTFEGMLTAEDGAQFPLSGINKGAYNPEGGSSTYSHANAAYIYTDAWTALERPKGSSTTPTEVLVENDTITQISLDSALPVTVPKGAYILRTHGLAAQFVKAHLVVGQKLSSTYALRSKTTQQELDPSTLQMMIGGHTILVNNGKASSFSRSTSSIGGYRARTALGYSQDGRYVYVIAAEKNSNSAGLSLTELQSFMTNIGVWKGMNLDGGGSTTMVDRPLAETSTTLTFNTEYGKEQRTIVNGVGVYTSAPQGEVKGIKISGSSVLLIGQKATYSLKGYDTYYNPVDVAAANPAWTASGGSVTVNAGEATAVKPGTVKLKATSGTASAETEVTVLGGEDLSSLIAGTATAPLQAGATVSVPVSAVSKSGATIAVPATALKWEFIGFKGSVGDGKLKVEAVDAGVTTGYAIARYDGFSTAVVLSTAAATAWEDFENTAYPIAFTTNAAGVTGTAAIAAGSAERAGSKVLSLSYDMTQGTGKMYAYAQFNGTTGKSIPAAATSMSVDVMGDMSLNWLRAELTDADGKTAYIDLAKVIDWNGWKTLNIDLSGSGIKFPASLKRLYVVNVEEGQDERAKTGTVAFDNISFVMPSLSSEAGLPKGTAAMSIGGKAMTVNGTKRPIDVAPIVKDGSTYVPIKYVLDAFGGNAVWNAKTKKIMVLRGAKALDLTVNKKEFVLNGKRQSAEVAPMILNARTLVPLRLVTEQLGLTVKWEQNTKTVTIES from the coding sequence ATGAATGAGCTTTTCATGGGGAAAAAGAGTACAGAGCAAACACGGGGAAATCAATGGTCGCCTGCTAAAAAATGGATTGCTGCATCCCTGGCGGGTGTAATCTGGATCATGCCGGTTGTCGGGAGTGAAGGTGCAGGATGGCTGGGTGCAGGCCCTGCGCCGGTAGCACAAGCAGCAGCGTCCTTCTCGGCGACGAAGCTTAGTGAAGAGGTTATCACTTCCGGGGCGATGATGATGAAATATAAGTTTACCACGGTGCGTTCCGGTAAGAGTGCGACAGGACTGGCCAGCGTCATTCGTGTCGATCTGAATAATCCTTACGTCTCTCTGGATGTAATGACCGGCAAAGGCGGGAATCTGACGACACGGCAGAGCACCGGGGGCATGGCGACGGAGACAGGAGCGGTCGCGGCAGTGAACGGGGATTACTTCAATACTGGCGGAGAAGGGGCACCGATCGGCGGTCAGGTATCCGGCGGTGTGCTGGTGTCTACTCCATCACAGCTGAACGGAATGTATGCTTTTGCAGTAACCAAGGACCGTAAACCTATCATTGATGAATATACGTTTGAGGGGATGCTGACCGCAGAGGATGGTGCCCAGTTCCCGCTGTCCGGCATCAACAAAGGGGCCTACAATCCCGAAGGCGGCAGTTCGACTTACAGTCACGCTAACGCTGCTTATATCTATACAGATGCATGGACAGCGCTGGAACGCCCTAAGGGCAGCTCTACCACTCCCACAGAGGTGCTGGTAGAGAATGATACGATTACCCAGATCTCGCTGGATTCGGCTCTGCCGGTGACCGTACCCAAAGGGGCCTATATTCTGCGGACGCACGGGCTGGCTGCCCAGTTCGTTAAGGCTCATCTGGTTGTAGGGCAGAAGCTGAGCAGTACCTATGCGCTCCGTTCCAAAACCACCCAGCAGGAGCTCGATCCTTCTACGCTGCAGATGATGATCGGGGGGCATACCATTCTGGTCAATAACGGCAAGGCGTCATCGTTCTCCCGTTCTACAAGCAGCATTGGCGGGTACCGGGCGCGTACAGCACTGGGCTATTCCCAGGATGGCAGATACGTATATGTCATTGCAGCCGAGAAGAACAGCAATAGTGCGGGGCTGTCGCTGACAGAGCTGCAATCCTTCATGACGAATATCGGGGTGTGGAAAGGGATGAATCTGGACGGAGGGGGCTCTACAACGATGGTGGACCGCCCGCTGGCTGAAACCTCGACTACACTTACCTTCAATACTGAATACGGCAAGGAGCAGCGCACAATCGTTAACGGCGTGGGGGTATATACTTCCGCTCCGCAAGGTGAAGTGAAAGGGATCAAGATCAGCGGCAGTTCGGTACTGTTAATCGGACAAAAGGCCACATATTCCCTGAAGGGCTATGATACGTACTACAATCCGGTGGATGTAGCAGCGGCTAATCCGGCCTGGACCGCAAGCGGCGGCAGTGTCACTGTGAATGCGGGAGAAGCCACGGCCGTCAAGCCGGGAACCGTCAAGCTGAAGGCGACCAGCGGAACAGCGAGTGCCGAGACCGAGGTCACCGTTCTGGGCGGAGAAGACCTGTCCAGCCTGATTGCAGGTACTGCAACTGCACCGCTGCAAGCAGGGGCCACTGTATCAGTTCCGGTTAGTGCAGTGTCGAAGAGCGGGGCAACGATAGCTGTTCCGGCAACCGCACTGAAGTGGGAGTTCATCGGCTTCAAAGGAAGTGTGGGGGACGGCAAGCTTAAGGTGGAGGCGGTTGATGCTGGCGTAACTACCGGATATGCGATTGCCCGCTATGACGGCTTCAGCACGGCGGTTGTCTTGTCTACTGCGGCTGCCACGGCGTGGGAGGATTTCGAGAACACCGCCTATCCGATTGCGTTCACTACGAATGCAGCGGGGGTTACCGGTACAGCAGCCATAGCTGCGGGCAGCGCAGAGCGTGCCGGGTCGAAGGTTCTGTCGCTAAGCTATGATATGACACAAGGCACCGGCAAAATGTACGCATACGCCCAGTTCAACGGCACAACCGGCAAAAGTATTCCTGCGGCGGCAACCTCGATGTCGGTGGACGTCATGGGTGATATGAGCCTGAACTGGCTGCGTGCGGAACTGACGGATGCCGACGGGAAAACGGCCTATATTGATCTGGCGAAAGTCATCGACTGGAATGGCTGGAAGACGCTTAATATCGATCTGTCCGGCTCAGGGATTAAATTCCCAGCTTCCCTTAAGAGACTTTACGTGGTAAATGTAGAAGAAGGACAGGATGAACGGGCCAAGACAGGAACAGTGGCCTTTGATAATATTTCCTTCGTGATGCCATCGCTCTCCAGTGAGGCGGGACTACCTAAAGGGACGGCAGCGATGAGCATTGGCGGCAAGGCGATGACGGTAAACGGCACCAAGCGGCCGATTGATGTCGCACCGATTGTGAAGGACGGCAGTACGTATGTGCCGATAAAATATGTACTGGACGCGTTCGGCGGCAATGCGGTCTGGAATGCAAAGACCAAGAAGATTATGGTCCTGCGGGGCGCCAAGGCGCTGGATCTGACCGTGAACAAGAAGGAATTCGTACTGAACGGGAAGCGGCAGAGTGCTGAAGTAGCACCTATGATCCTGAATGCCAGGACTTTAGTACCGCTCAGACTCGTGACAGAACAGCTCGGACTCACTGTAAAATGGGAACAGAACACTAAGACCGTAACTATCGAATCGTGA